Proteins found in one Dermochelys coriacea isolate rDerCor1 chromosome 17, rDerCor1.pri.v4, whole genome shotgun sequence genomic segment:
- the ABHD11 gene encoding protein ABHD11, giving the protein MLRWLGRPRLCFLRAPQLPAGPRVPYRAAAASTSASASAPERTSVTPLPLSYMVFDGPAPQPPLIFLHGLLGSKGNFRAIAQALVQRSGRKVLTVDARNHGESPHSPTMSYEAMSLDVQRLLRQLRLPKCILVGHSMGGKTAMTLALQQPDLVERLVSVDISPTESVAVTDFLAYISAMRRVSIPSGIPRSTARRLAEDQLRPAIQVSAVRQFLLTNLVEAEGRYVWRVNLEAISHHMANIMGFPVFHAPYPGPTLFLAGSDSPYVSSEDYPEIERLFPEAEIQYIPGAGHWVHADKSQEFITAICNFLLLP; this is encoded by the exons ATGCTCCGCTGGCTCGGCCGCCCCCGGCTCTGCTTCCTCCGGGCCCCGCAGCTGCCGGCAGGGCCCCGCGTGCCCTACCGCGCCGCGGCCGCCTCCACCAGCGCCAGCGCCAGCGCGCCCGAGCGCACTTCGGTGAC GCCACTACCCCTCTCCTACATGGTGTTCGATGGGCCTGCACCGCAGCCCCCACTCATCTTCCTGCATGGCCTGCTGGGTAGCAAGGGCAACTTCCGTGCCATCGCTCAGGCCCTAGTGCAGCGGAGTGGCCGCAAG GTGCTGACAGTGGATGCGCGGAACCACGGCGAGAGCCCGCACAGCCCTACCATGAGCTACGAGGCCATGAGCCTGGACGTGCAGCGCCTCCTGCGTCAGCTGCGCCTCCCCAAGTGCATCTTGGTTGGCCACAGCATGGGTGGCAAAACCGCCATGACACTGGCACTGCAGCAG CCAGATCTCGTAGAGCGCCTGGTGTCTGTAGACATTAGTCCCACAGAGAGCGTGGCTGTGACAGATTTCCTGGCCTACATCTCTGCCATGAGGAGAGTGAGCATCCCGAGTGGAATCCCCCGCTCCACAGCACGCCGGCTGGCGGAAGACCAGCTGCGTCCAGCCATCCAG GTGTCGGCGGTAAGGCAGTTCCTGCTTACCAACCTGGTGGAGGCCGAGGGCCGTTACGTGTGGCGGGTGAACCTGGAGGCCATTTCCCACCATATGGCCAATATCATGGGCTTCCCTGTGTTCCACGCGCCTTACCCAGGACCCACACTCTTCCTAGCAGGATCTGACTCCCCCTATGTCAG CTCCGAGGACTACCCAGAGATCGAGCGGCTCTTTCCCGAGGCAGAGATCCAGTATATCCCAGGTGCTGGCCACTGGGTCCATGCAGATAAGTCCCAAGAGTTCATCACTGCCATCTGCAACTTTCTGCTGCTGCCATAG